The stretch of DNA ATAGCAGGATTCTACAGAATTGTTGGTAGGGTTCTTTTAAAACTCGGAACATAATTTCTACTAAATAATCTTGATCAGATTGATAATAAATAACCTTTAATTCATATCATTGAAGAATACTAGGTGGTTCCGGAATTAATTTTGATTAGGATTTGTTTGTATTACTGAATAGTGGTCTGCCATTACCTCAGGCTAGATTTGAAAAGAATTTAAacgaaaattttaattgaatccTGAGCGCATTTATAACGTATAGAATTATCAGAGAATTGTACATATAACATTGCAATTTGAATGTGATTGACGGACGGTGGAATAAGACTGCACAACTTTACGTAACATTGTCCACTATATCATTGATTATTGACAGCATTAGCTATTGGATTCTAGGTCTgccattttttttcattggaaCATCTCTAGAGGGTATCTTGGTAAGATTTTCTTAGATGCCTTTTCTTGATCTCCATGAGTATTACCTGAAACTAAAACTTCCTTTATATTTCTACACAAATTGTTTGCGGTACTTCGAAAATTATCCTTAAAATAATTGTATAATTCAAGGAAAAAATATTCGGAAAACTCTTAAGTCTCAGACAGAGTAATTGATCAAGAAAAGTACTCCATTGTTTTTCAAGTCTACAAAATATGACTTATAAATAATGATTACGAGGTTTATTTTGcagttttattttattctaaaatgttttcaaaaatctccAAGAACTTAGGAAAATTCAgatattttactaaaaaatatttgaaacaagTTGTATGCCATCTTCAATAAGTTTTAGTAATGTAAACTAATATTTAAGCCACATTTATGTTATAACAGATGTTTAAGTCCGATTTTGAAACTGTGTAAGATAATTGATGGTCTTTTTAACACtagtagcaacatcgtggtggtGTTTTTATCGTCAAGTTCCCATgacgatgtcagtggtgaatatgagacaagatatttcaagatacttatattcaccactgataaCCACAATacgttgtgtggcggcgctagtgttttcaagtattttgatttgaatatttacacaagttttcagaagattttttttttagcataaacatctgttatctgtgtttAAGCATTACTTGAGTTATATCATGACACTTTTTAAGATTTCCGATTTACGAATCTACCCTAGGCTTtcaaaaagataataaatcttcaagctgtttAGTGGGACACctatgaataaatgaaaaactcaatttagtGCAACACCaaactctaatggaattaaatggcctagtactaaattcgggtttccatttattttttttaaaaataattcttgaaaaaatgttgttccTCGTAAACTTGACAAAAAATGACCTTTGAATAAGGGGCGCTTAAATgacggttcgccaagggcgccatgaggccacgctacggctctggatatacacatgcaaaaatggtcattggcacagtaagctctcagttaataactatggatgtgctcatatgaacactaagctgagaaacaggccctgtcccagtggggacgtaatgccagaaagaagaagaataataataagaagaagaagtaatttctcggcctatcttgatgcatgggaaatttccgCAAGGAAtagatcaagaatgcgcttctttctgatcacagtacgcagctgaaaacaatggtgccagtacctgtcgaCTTTGACAGGTACTTGCACCGTTGTTTTTAGATTTCCCGAAagagggaaagagagcgattttctgatgacgtcaccgtgcaatgggaaATTGCactcactgtttttttttttgaaatttgattcaatAGTGCTGTAATACTGTTAGCACAAAAGCTATTAGCGCGTTTGCTCAAAAAGACACGTGGCGTACCACGGATGAAAGGAACAACCGCGGTTTTGCTCACTTTTTACTTTATTCTTATGGGAGATAACATTGCGGCGTTTCATTAAACGctgttgttcctttcctggatCATTTGCCGCGTGGAATTTTGAGCAAAtgcgcgtttttggaaactttacaacagcCGCGCGGTATATCATATCCTGCGAACCAGTCAATAATACAGTGTCTTCCCGGTTTTGGTAGCACCCGTTTTGAGAACATTTTCTTCTCGATTGGcaacacattgaaaaatatttccaatggatcattaaactaaccaaaacggccgctatgcaATGCTgttacaatgttaaatcccatatatagtggaggctttgttttgatgcggtgagcactgacaaaaactaccttcaatgatccattggatATTAAGTACTGgaacattttgatttaaaacaaaGTGAAAATAGGTCATAATGAAAATGGGGATGACCATTGCAAGCTATGAAACGTAATGTGGAACGTACTTATTTCTCGCATATTTCAAAGTTATTGTTTAACGTATAGGAGAAATCTTATGAGCAGGCAAGCTGTATAAATTATTGCTACATAGTTTGATAGGTGGCATGATAAAtagctgggcatggcgtaccattggtacctcgcgtacctgcaggaatgaAATAGACctctttgtgtggtccttagcctcttgcctacgcaactcctatccctacctccacGCGGTAAtggctggggtacgagtaacctgaGGGAAGATCGGgcaaccaaccccggtgggatcactggtcgtatgctgacagggaagggggggtttgcttttgcttctgcaaatctGGAACGTCTGTAGTGGAACTGTAAATCCCTTAACTTCATTGGAAGCACCCGCATACTCTGATGCATTAAAGGACCGTAAGTTCGACATCGAAGCGATGCAGGAGGTTTGTTGGAAGGGTTTAATGGTGCGAACCAGAGTGGATTTAAATAcatttacaggcactctagtgcgacgtaaatgccaaaaagaaaaagaagaagaaggagaggCACTGATTTTGACAAGCCTAAGAGATAATATTTTCCAATCAATATCATCAATATAGAAGAGACTGCAACATATATGAAATCAtttcgttaaggtgaagatgaatcgaagccaaacttcaaattttctagagcacaaatctggagaaccgaacattcgtttaagctgaaaacttaatcgattggtcgctAGCTggttgtgaccaatcgattaagttttcagctcaaacgggtattcggttctccagatttgtgctctagtaaatttgaagtttggcttcgattcatcttcaccttaagaaacaaaaatgttataccTTGGGGAACTGAAATTCAATTTTCACCTGATGTGGAACGGGAAGAAAAATTCAGTTTCTGAATCGCTCCAAACAAAACAAGGACAGGGTCAtgccaaaattgaaaaataagaacCCAATATTTTAAAAGTTTAAGGTTTTAAAAAATCCCAACGCACCTTCTGCTTTTTCTTTTTGGCCAACAGCTTATCGTCATCGGCCCACAGTGCATCCTCCGCTGCTCTGGCTGCCTTCTCAGTTGCGACCTTTTTTGCTTCGGCCTTGCGTTCTCGAGCTTCCACGGCCTTGCTGTTGATTCCCATCTTCTTCGGCATTTTTAGTAAATTGATCTAGCTTTGCACAGATGAAAAAATCGTATAACTCAACAAAGAACGgcacaattttaatattttcccgATGTTTCGACGTTGAGAAATTCTCAAACCATCTGGCGATTTTTACGTTTGCGTTTGTTATGATTTATGTCTGACGTTTGAGGATCATCAAAAACCCTCTCCGGTCATTTATTGCTAAGTAGCACAGTGAAAAAAAAGGTGATGAGCTGCTGGGCGTCAATTTCACGCAAGTACAACCTCTTTGTTtacgaaaataaaataaaagacaACCTGAACCATGGTCTCGACTGCTCGCGCATTTAATAGCAGTCGTTTCAAATTGTTTTCTTTtcgattttataataaattaatCTTAAATTCAGTACAAATTGATCagcaatttcaaaaatatcacaatggATGTATTGAAGGCAGAGATAGCTCGCAAGCGTAAACTTTTGGAAGAGAAAAAACTTGTGGTAAGCATCAAATCAAATGAGCACTAGAGATTTCTATCTGGAATGCTCAATGTATTAATTTTACAACTTATTTTAGGATGAAAAGAAAAAGTACTTTAAACGAGGTGAATTGTTGGCTCAGGAGCAAGAGGAGTATAAGGCAAAGTACGGACAGCAAGCCAGCGGTAGCGGAGAAACTCAGGCAAATCACGGCGACGGCGACAAATCACCGACAAAAGATTCCAAGTTTGATTTTCGCAATCTTCCCCGATCGGAAGTCATCCGGAAGTTGCGAGAACGGGGGGAACCAATTTTACTATTCGGAGAGTCCGAAGCGGATTCCTGTTCGCGGTTGCATCACTTGGAAATTTCGGCTCCGGAGATTAACCGTGGATTTAGAAATGATTTCCAGGAAGCTATGGAACAAGTTGACGAAGAATATTTGAACGAAATTCTGACCTCCAATGGAACCGGCTTGAGTAAAGGGAAGTCCTCGAATGAAGACTATGCGATTGACGATTCTGTGACATACGAATCAATACAGGAAATGGCTGTACGCCTCGGGAGAAGCGGCAAAGAACATGATATGCATGTTATAACCACTTTGATACAGTTTATGCTGAAAATGTGGAACGATCAGTTGAACTCGGGAACGACCGCGCAACGCACAGCGACCAAATGGAAAATCGCCAGGGCCACATTCGAGCAGACTCGGTTGTACTTGAAACCCTTACTCCGGAAATTGCGAAACAAGAGTATACCCGAAGACATTCTGGACAGTTTGACGGACATAACTAAAAGTCTCCTCAAAAGGGATTACATCCATGCCAGCGATGCTTACCTCACGATGGCAATTGGGAATGCTCCGTGGCCAATTGGTGTTACTATGGTCGGTATCCATGCTCGTACTGGTCGGgagaaaattttctccaaaaacgtAGCGCATGTCATGAACGATGAAACCCAACGGAAGTACATTCAAGGGCTGAAACGATTGATGACCAAAATGCAGGAATATTTCCCTACCGATCCATCCCGATGTGTAGAATACGTAAGCAAGAAAGATAGAGTTGATTAACAAAAACTAGCTATAAGGCTTGTagtttataaattatttgatgTATGAATAAAACTGGCCTAAGGTTAATATAATTTCACGAAGAATGCCTTAGAGAATCTCCCTAGAAATCTGCTGATGATGTTggggaaaataaaattttggtctTCACTCTTCACATAGGGTTACgagacgtactctttttagagtacaactactcttttttgccttaaaaatttgtgtactattCTGTTTTACTGAACGGGCTCAAGTGTACTCTTTTTCAGTTATTACTGACGATAATCGTCAAATCAAATAACCTGTTGAAGAAACCATATCAACCTTTTTCCCAGGATAATACAGATAATTCAccgattttcaacaaaaactggCACAGAATCAACCTACTAATTatgttcaattaaaaaaaaagtaagacaaaattcaaaatcacttTGTTTCGAATAATTTAGTCTTATTGAAGCAACTTTTTttgccaaacatttttttatagaaacaTCATTTCGgcgatgtatttttttatgaacaaagaTGTTGGAATGAAATGGTTTCAGTTTGAAGTGTAGTATGggaatcataaaaataaactattaaatCAATCAAGTTTCTAAGttttataatgttttaaaaAGTCCTTAATAAAACTTAAATCGAAAACAATGCTTGAGGTTCTTTTTACACGTTTCACTCATCTTAGTTCTTCTGGTTCCTTAccaaactcaaattgttctacattttcttaagatttttttcaacaaacttaatTTGAAAGACtattattcaaaaacaaaaaccgAACGGTTTTTGGTATagtaaataaaatgaaaaaaaaatgatagaaaaAATTAGAGATGTACCGAAAACCACTATTCGGCCTTCGGCCGAATACCGAATAGTTGGAAATTATTATTCGGCTaaacgaatattcggccgaatatgAACCTAATATTCGGCCAAACAAAATCTTAATACTCGGCCGAATAACACCCGTATATTCGTCTAATTTCtctaaaactatatttttaatCCTGGGTAAAGAAAAAAACGGGTTTGCTAAAGTAAGGAAAGCTTCTACGGTGAAAAATTGAACGGattatgaataaaaatgaaTGATCGTCTTCTTGAGCTTTTGAAACCGATTaaagaaatcataaaaatagtaaATTCTAAAGATTTTTCATATTTCCAAAGTAGGGGATCTGTATTCTGTTGCTAGCACTTTTTATCcgtttcatttttttgttaaacAATAACCCAATATACGTCACTAGATTTCTCATCCGATTTTTGGAAGTGTTTCAAAGAAATTGGAACAAACAGATTGAAGACCACTGACTAGCATAATAAAGGAAGAACGTGAGCAGGTGTCTCAAACCAAACAATATCGAAAAAATGGAAAGTGCTAATATATGTTAACGGTTAAAATTAAAAGCATTGAGTCCATACGCATCAAACTAGTCTAGTGGTACCTTACAGCCCAAGAAAATGATTATAAAGCTATCAGTATGCTATGGCAACTATTTGGCATGGATTGATACAGAGCCAAACAAATGTTTGTCATCGCATAGATTTGGTTGGTGTTGAAACCGATGTTTGTCTGTTGGTTTATGCCTAGTGAAATATTTGCACATTTGGCAAAGCTTGTAATGTTAGCTTTAGGCTCATTTGCAGAGAATGTCTTATATATTGAGCATAACCGTAGTCACCTTAATGCCATAGATCGGAGAAATTctcagattttttaatatttggcaTCAAACTCCTTTCATAAAATACATGAtacgaaaattttaatttttaaatttgaataaattctttgctttttttttaattagttaATTTTGTTACTATTCGGTCACTATTCGGCCTATTCGTAAGgaaaaacattgccgaagacatcgTACCTATAATTTGATGCGTGTTTGAGTTATTCAAGTTTTACTGTGGGATGAAAACTAACGTTCTTGGTATTTTAGCCGAATATCATACAAATACAAATGTGATCCAATTTCCAACATATTTTGTCATAAATCGAGTGGCGCATCATATTTCACGTATAATtgttgttaaggtgaagatgaatcgaagccaaacttcaaattttcaaaagaacaaatcttaaaacccaaacacccgtttaagcctgattcgctgctgacaatttctcggcctatcttgatgcatgggaaatttctgcaaggaatcgatcaagaatgcgcttttttctgatcgaagtacgcagttgaaaagaactgtccagttcaaatgggagtcgctgtagaaaatttctgcaaggaatcggcgagaaatttctttagcgattccttttcagtagcaaaccaggctttaagctgaaaacttaatcgattggtcaccaccaactAGTGACAAATCTattgagttttcagcttaaacggatgtttgattctccagattcgtgctcttgaaaatttgaggtttggctgcgattcattttcaccttaaagcgaagtatgcacttcaacagaaaagtaatcgcctatctcgatgcgtgggaaattccttgcaagaaatgctcaagaaaagtatgtttctttgatcgcagtacgcagttgaaaaggaaTGTCATTTTAAAtagagctcactgtaggaaatttcttgaccatttcttgagcagaaattttcacttttcttgagcggaacagcatacctagcttaaagcctgattcgctgctgacaagtaatttctcgtaaggggcccagatagccgtagcggtaaacgcgcagctattcagcaagaccaagctgtgagggtcgtgggttcgaatcccaacggtcgagaatcttttcaggttggacatttttctcgacttcttagggcatagagtatcttctctcctgccacacgatatacacagtGTCGTAGCGtacggttggccaggttggcacccgccaagggcgccatgtttcaaggggcgccaaaatgggattttttttttttgaagatacaTATCAAGTAAGAACGTACAAAAACTATAGAGAACGAATATTGTGTCATTCTCCCTTTATCATTTAGTAGCTCTACTCATAAACACGGTACCTAGTTTGAAACAATTCCTGAAACGGGTTTAACTAAATATTTTAGGAGCATCTCTGAAGGTGTTTGAAAAGTTCGTCAATATTTTTCTCCTTTATTATAGTGATTTTTAACTCGTTGGGCTGATTCAACAGTGTAATTCGCCAATAGAAAATTCCTGAGAACCAGACTTATCAATAAAAATGATCCATTAATTTCGGAAATAGTTTTCCATAGCAATGATAAATCAGCTTATGCTCGGTGTATGCTTTAAAATACCAGTAGCTATAAAACAGCCACAAAACAAATGCagtattgatcaaaacatttgcaactatttcgattttccatacaaaatgatcaactttggagGCATAGATCCCAGTTATTTGTGGACccatttttatgaaattatcgCAGCACACCAGgcataacttgaaatttaacatatattttttgaacgattttttccaatcacgggttcaaaagtaataacggttagactaagtaaaattttcaacgagaaattataaacgatttatctgaaaacagGTGAGTGTTACGTTAACACAGCAGAATAGCGCTGAATTCTAATGTTTGGTAGTTGGTCGACAAGCCATCGTGGCGCTCGCATCATTTTTGTTCGAGGTTGAcatttgctcactaccgccacctagttcgcgattgaccaaatgaagtatttttagcattagGCGTAAATGCTCACGTAACTATGTTttcaattgataattgttctagttgttacgtctgtttgtctgtgcataaactgtcttcagcaaacttggtCATAGTGtctaaatctacaactttgccgaagatatcaTTATGCTATTCCTTCAACTTTTTTggttaagtaaatttaaaaaaatgtcaaaaaattcactttattcAAGCTTTTATTGCTGTTGAACTCGTAATTGGAAAATCTCTCATATTTATATGTTCAATTCAAGTTATATACGACgtgttgtgaaaatttcattcaaatcggtcttaaatacagtgaaacctctatgagtcgatattgaagggaacatcgactcatggaatatcgagtcatggaacagcaattctttggaaagctgcttctagggaccatcatagtaaccatgaaattatgtttttagtatggttccatgagtcgatatcgagtcatggaacatcgactcatggaggtatcactgtaactGTGATCTGAGCCTCCAAAGTTGACCATTCTGTAtggaaaattgataaaaatgcaaatgtttcgtccaatactgtatgtaatGTAATGCTTCTATCAACTGGTAGTTAAAATAGCAGGATTCTACAGAATTGTTGGTAGGGTTCTTTTAAAACTCGGAACATAATTTCTACTAAATAATCTTGATCAGATTGATAATAAATAACCTTTAATTCATATCATTGAAGAATACTAGGTGGTTCCGGAATTAATTTTGATTAGGATTTGTTTGTATTACTGAATAGTGGTCTGCCATTACCTCAGGCTAGATTTGAAAAGAATTTAAacgaaaattttaattgaatccTGAGCGCATTTATAACGTATAGAATTATCAGAGAATTGTACATATAACATTGCAATTTGAATGTGATTGACGGACGGTGGAATAAGACTGCCAACTTTACGTAACATTGTCCACTATATCATTGATTATTGACAGCATTAGCTATTGGATTCTAGGTCTgccattttttttcattggaaCATCTCTAGAGGGTATCTTGGTAAGATTTTCTTAGATGCCTTTTCTTGATCTCCATGAGTATTACCTGAAACTAAACTTCCTTTATATTTCTACACAAATTGTTTGCGGTACTTCGAAAATTATCCTTAAATAATTGTATAATTCAAGGAAAAAATATTTCGGGAAAACTCTTAAGTCTCAGACAGAGTAATTGATCAAGAAAAGTACTCCATTGTTTTTCAAGTCTACAAAATATGACTTATAAATAATGATTACGAGGTTTATTTTGCAGTTTTATTTAtctaaaatgttttcaaaaatctcaagaaCTTAGGAAAATTCAgatattttactaaaaaatatttgaaacaagTTGTATGCCATCTTCAATAAGTTTTAGTAATGTAAACTAATATTTAAGCCACATTTATGTTATAACAGATGTTTAAGTCCGATTTTGAAACTGTGTAAGATAATTTTGAATTGGTCTTTTTAACACTAGTAGCCACATCGTGGTGGTGTTTTTATCGTCAAGTTCCCATgacgatgtcagtggtgaatatgagaCAAGATATTCAAGATACTTATATTCCACACTGATAACCACAATacgttgtgtggcggcgctagtgttttcaagtattttgatttgaatatttaacaCAAGTTTTCAgaaagacttttttttttagcataaacatctgttattcTGTGTTTAAGCATTACTTGAGTATTATCATGACACTTTTTAAGATTTCCGATTTACGAATCTACCCTAGGCTTTCAAAAGATAATAAATCGTCAAGCTGTTTAGTGGGACACctatgaataaatgaaaaactcaatttagtGCAACACCaaactctaatggaattaaatggcctagtactaaattcgggtttccatttatttttttaaaaataattcttgaaaaaatgttgttccTCGTAAACTTGACAAAAAAATGACCTTTGAATAAGGGGCGCTTAAATgacggttcgccaagggcgccatgaggccacgctacggctctggatatacacatgcaaaaatggtcattggcacagtaagctctcagttaataactatggatgtgctcatatgaacactaagctgagaaacaggccctgtcccagtggggacgtaatgccagaaagaagaagaataataataagaagaagaagtaatttctcggcctatcttgatgcatgggaaatttccgCAAGGAAtagatcaagaatgcgcttcttctgatcacagtacgcagctgaaaacaatggtgccagtacctgtcgaCTTTGACAGGTACTTGCACCGTTGTTTTTAGATTTCCCGAAagagggaaagagagcgattttctgatgacgtcaccgtgcaatgggaaATTGCactcactgtttttttttttttgaaaatttgattc from Aedes aegypti strain LVP_AGWG unplaced genomic scaffold, AaegL5.0 Primary Assembly AGWG_AaegL5_hic_scaff_317_PBJ_arrow, whole genome shotgun sequence encodes:
- the LOC110681060 gene encoding pre-mRNA-splicing factor 18-like: MDVLKAEIARKRKLLEEKKLVDEKKKYFKRGELLAQEQEEYKAKYGQQASGSGETQANHGDGDKSPTKDSKFDFRNLPRSEVIRKLRERGEPILLFGESEADSCSRLHHLEISAPEINRGFRNDFQEAMEQVDEEYLNEILTSNGTGLSKGKSSNEDYAIDDSVTYESIQEMAVRLGRSGKEHDMHVITTLIQFMLKMWNDQLNSGTTAQRTATKWKIARATFEQTRLYLKPLLRKLRNKSIPEDILDSLTDITKSLLKRDYIHASDAYLTMAIGNAPWPIGVTMVGIHARTGREKIFSKNVAHVMNDETQRKYIQGLKRLMTKMQEYFPTDPSRCVEYVSKKDRVD